From Coturnix japonica isolate 7356 chromosome 1, Coturnix japonica 2.1, whole genome shotgun sequence, the proteins below share one genomic window:
- the ANKRD42 gene encoding LOW QUALITY PROTEIN: ankyrin repeat domain-containing protein 42 (The sequence of the model RefSeq protein was modified relative to this genomic sequence to represent the inferred CDS: deleted 1 base in 1 codon) — protein MMTTPEDVRKKQTYTSVHEAVKAGDVEQLALMIKRGASIDEVDLVHKFTPLHCAAHSGSLECLHWLLWHGADVTRVTVRGWTAAHLAAIRGQDACVQALLINGANLEARDDRGCTPSHLAAAHGQSYTLQTILRSGANVNAADRNDWKPVHYAAFHGRLGCLQLLVRWGACIGDVDTDGNLPAHLAAVEGHLHCFKFLVSKMASVMHTLKARNDHGETPRDLAERFYKDNILQYIDSVEKEGEHPETQEVLDFPAHDAAFRGDLLELRRLVSCGAININERDDKGSTLMHKAAGQGHIHCLQWLIEMGADCDITDDAGETPKDVAKR, from the exons ATGATGACTACTCCAGAAG ATGTCAGGAAGAAGCAAACTTACACCAGTGTACATGAGGCAGTGAAAGCTGGTGATGTAGAACAGCTTGCATTAATGATAAAACGTGGAGCCTCTATCGACGAGGTGGATTTAGTCCACAAGTTCACACCattgcactgtgctgcacactCTGGAAGCCTGGAg TGCCTTCACTGGTTGCTCTGGCATGGAGCTGATGTGACACGTGTGACAGTCAGAGGCTGGACAGCAGCTCACCTTGCGGCAATCCGTGGGCAGGATGCTTGCGTGCAG GCTTTGTTAATAAATGGAGCAAACCTAGAAGCTCGAGATGACCGCGGGTGCACTCCATCACAcctggctgcagcccatgggcagtCGTACACATTGCAAACCATACTGCGAAGTGGAGCG AATGTAAACGCAGCAGACAGGAATGACTGGAAGCCTGTTCATTATGCTGCTTTTCATGGTCGCTTGGGCTGTTTGCAGCTTCTTGTTAGATGGGGAGCATGCATAGGTGATGTGGATACTGATGGAAACCTTCCAG CTCATTTGGCAGCAGTGGAAGGACACCTGCATTGCTTTAAGTTCCTGGTCAGTAAAATGGCCAGTGTTATGCACACTTTAAAAGCAAGGAATGACCATGGAGAGACTCCAAGGGACTTGGCTGAGAGGTTCTATAAAGACAATATT CTGCAATATATTGACAGTGTGGAAAAAGAGGGGGAGCATCCAGAGACACAGGAAG ttttagatTTCCCAGCTCATGACGCTGCTTTCAGAGGGGACTTGTTAGAACTCAGAAGATTAGTGAGTTGTGGAGCAATCAATATTAATGAGCGGGATGATAAGGGATCCACTCTCATGCACAAAG CTGCAGGACAAGGGCATATCCATTGCTTGCAGTGGTTGATTGAAATGGGGGCTGACTGTGACATTACAGATGATGCTGGAGAGACTCCAAAGGACGTAGCCAAGAGGTAG
- the CCDC90B gene encoding coiled-coil domain-containing protein 90B, mitochondrial isoform X1 → MKEVKAAISCDKPSRLSLKHVLSLPGLAATLPRYSYDVRRVEITPPEQRKVTFDTHALVRDLEAHGFAKEQAETIVSALITLSNVSLETVYKDMVTQAQQEITLQQIMAHLDSIRKDMVILEKSEFANLRAENEKMKIELDQVKQQLMNETGKIQADSKLDINLERSRVTDMFTDQERKLMEATTEFHKKDSSTNSIISEISNKIDTEIASLKTLMESNKLDTIRYLAASVFTCLAIALGFYRFWK, encoded by the exons ATGAAAGAGGTTAAAGCTGCCATATCGTGTGATAAACCATCCAGGTTAAGCTTAAAGCACGTGTTGTCGCTTCCAGGTCTTGCTGCCACACTCCCTAGATATTCATATGATGTCAGAAGAGTTGAAATCACTCCCCCGGAGCAGAGGAAGGTAACGTTTGATACTCATGCCTTAGTGCGGGATCTGGAAGCCCACG GCTTTGCCAAAGAACAAGCGGAGACTATCGTGTCAGCATTAATAACCCTCTCAAATGTCAGCTTGGAGACAGTCTATAAGGACATGGTTACCCAGGCTCAGCAG gaaataacGTTGCAGCAGATCATGGCACATTTGGACTCCATTCGAAAAGACATGGTCATCCTGGAGAAAAGTGAATTTGCAAACTTGAGAGCAGAGAATGAG aaaatgaaaattgaacTAGATCAAGTTAAACAGCAGTTAATG aaTGAAACCGGTAAAATCCAAGCCGACAGCAAGCTAGACATAAACCTAGAAAGGAGCAGAGTGACAGATATG TTTACAGATCAAGAGAGGAAGCTGATGGAAGCAACTACAGAGTTTCATAAAAAA GATTCAAGTACCAACAGCATTATATCAGAGATCAGTAATAAAATTGACACTGAAATAGCTTCCTTAAAAACGCTCATGGAATCAAATAAACTCGATACGATACGTTACTTGGCAG CTTCGGTTTTCACTTGCTTAGCGATAGCACTGGGATTTTACAGGTTCTGGAAGTAG
- the CCDC90B gene encoding coiled-coil domain-containing protein 90B, mitochondrial isoform X2 — translation MVTQAQQEITLQQIMAHLDSIRKDMVILEKSEFANLRAENEKMKIELDQVKQQLMNETGKIQADSKLDINLERSRVTDMFTDQERKLMEATTEFHKKDSSTNSIISEISNKIDTEIASLKTLMESNKLDTIRYLAASVFTCLAIALGFYRFWK, via the exons ATGGTTACCCAGGCTCAGCAG gaaataacGTTGCAGCAGATCATGGCACATTTGGACTCCATTCGAAAAGACATGGTCATCCTGGAGAAAAGTGAATTTGCAAACTTGAGAGCAGAGAATGAG aaaatgaaaattgaacTAGATCAAGTTAAACAGCAGTTAATG aaTGAAACCGGTAAAATCCAAGCCGACAGCAAGCTAGACATAAACCTAGAAAGGAGCAGAGTGACAGATATG TTTACAGATCAAGAGAGGAAGCTGATGGAAGCAACTACAGAGTTTCATAAAAAA GATTCAAGTACCAACAGCATTATATCAGAGATCAGTAATAAAATTGACACTGAAATAGCTTCCTTAAAAACGCTCATGGAATCAAATAAACTCGATACGATACGTTACTTGGCAG CTTCGGTTTTCACTTGCTTAGCGATAGCACTGGGATTTTACAGGTTCTGGAAGTAG